AACAAGTGCAGCATCACTAAATTTTATATAAAAAGTGAAACGGCTTTATGCTAAAATTTAATGGTGCGAAACTTACCTTTGTTTTCTTTTGATTTGTTTGGAGAAGCTCCAGATAAAATGCTGTTGGAAGAATTATAACTCTTGATGAATTTTATTCGCAATCACATGAGCGGTATTTTTTACATAAGGATCTGAATAGGCTTCATCGGCATTTGAAATAAAGTGCCTTAAAATGGCTTCAAGTGCATAAGCTTCATGATACTTGAATGAGATTGTAAATATTTTATCGTTTTTACGCTCTGTAATCGCTTTTCTAAGTAATTTACTATATAAGTCATCAGAAATTGACAAAATAGCTTTAAACACAAAATTTTCCGCCTTAAATCCATTTTCATAAATACTCAAAATCTGCAAAATTGCATTTAGATTACTTACATTCAATTTGAGTTTGATTTTTTGCATTGTTTTAAAATCGTTTCGCTTTCAAATTTATGGTTAAACATTCAATTTGAGCAACAAAAATACATTAATGAATTAAAAATCAGTTAATTAAATTAGATAAATTTATCAAAAATAAAAAAATCCGCCCCCCCCTGGTGCGACCTGCGGTCTGCTATTTCCTTTTTTTTGTTTTGTTTTTTTCACTCCAACGAAAACAGTGCATTTCACGCAAGCTCCAAAAAGTGATTTTTCGAAGAAAATCACACCCTTAAAAACTAAAAAATTACCATGTTTTTGTATTAATTAAACATAACATATCTAACATAACTTATCGGCTTTCGATAAAAAACGAATATAAGATTAATAATCAGTATATATACAAGGTTTTAAAAAATACTAAGTACGAGTTTTTGAATACTTAAGTACGAGTTTTTGAATACTTTTTTAAAACTTAAAAACGAGTTTTTGAATACTTTTAACGAGTTATACTTTTGTAACTCGTTTTATTTTTTATATTTGTATTCATTAACTCGTAATAAAATTACTAATCAATGAAAATCAATAATAAAGAGGTGTTACAATCTTATATTTTAACTACTGCTAAATATGATTATTCTGTTTATGAAAAACGTATTTTATACCGATTGATTGAAGTTTTTCAGAAATATACTACTGGTAACAAACTCAATGATAAAGTAAAAATACAAAAAGACTTATTTGATGTAAACATAGTTACATTACCTGTTTCAATGTTTTTAGTGAATGAAATAGATAAAAATCATCATAGAATTAAAGAGGCTTTAATACGGTTAGAGAATAAAATATTTGAATACGAAGATGATTCTACTTGGCAATTAATTAGACTTATTTCGGAACCGAAAATAGAAAAATATGAACAAACAGCTACTTTTAGAATTAACCCAAAAATTGTAGAAGCTTTCTTAGATTTTTCAAAAGGATTTAAAAAATACGAGTTAAAAATAGCAATGGAATTTGAGAGTGTTTACTCTATGCGTTTTTATGAATTATTATCTAATCAAAAGACGCCTATTAATTATTCTGTTGATACTTTAAAAGATTTG
The sequence above is drawn from the Empedobacter stercoris genome and encodes:
- a CDS encoding replication initiation protein, whose product is MKINNKEVLQSYILTTAKYDYSVYEKRILYRLIEVFQKYTTGNKLNDKVKIQKDLFDVNIVTLPVSMFLVNEIDKNHHRIKEALIRLENKIFEYEDDSTWQLIRLISEPKIEKYEQTATFRINPKIVEAFLDFSKGFKKYELKIAMEFESVYSMRFYELLSNQKTPINYSVDTLKDLFKVSEKYKRINDFFRYVIEPAKKELDKCSPYTFHYEPIKTGRKITGIRFIPIHQPQFEDESLKKQKALKQMSNRWYIPKNIEDYLKYNYEFTNKELNNNLSLFESLHNHLSEEELLDFLVELKAQSVLYEIKNLKAYLIGSLKHKAEQIFEQKHMKK